The proteins below come from a single Hyphomicrobium denitrificans ATCC 51888 genomic window:
- the wecB gene encoding non-hydrolyzing UDP-N-acetylglucosamine 2-epimerase, giving the protein MQNPSKLSVMTIVGTRPEIIRLSRVMAALDRDCAHTIVHTGQNYDYELNEVFFADLGIRKPDHFLNAAGTNAAETIGKVIIETDRVLELVKPEAILILGDTNSGFSMLPAKRRKIPVFHMEAGNRCFDQRVPEEINRRIFDHTADINLTYSDIAREYLISEGLPADRIIKTGSPMCEVLAYYRSQIAASDVLHRLKLTPQAYFAVSAHREENIESEQSFTRLVATLNAISEHYEKPVIVSTHPRTQKRITASGAYFHTNVRLLKPLGFHDYVKLQQSASAVLSDSGTISEESSILNFPALNIREAHERPEAMEEGTVMMVGLERENVLRALEIVLRQPRGEERLLRHVADYAMPNVSDKVVRILHSYSGYVRRVVWKQY; this is encoded by the coding sequence GGGTGATGGCGGCGCTCGATCGCGACTGTGCACATACCATCGTTCATACGGGTCAGAATTACGATTACGAGCTCAATGAAGTTTTCTTTGCAGATCTTGGCATCCGCAAGCCGGATCATTTTCTGAATGCAGCGGGAACTAACGCGGCGGAGACGATCGGCAAGGTTATCATCGAGACCGACCGTGTGCTGGAGCTGGTCAAGCCCGAAGCAATCCTGATTTTAGGCGATACCAATTCTGGATTCTCGATGCTGCCGGCGAAACGGCGCAAAATTCCTGTATTCCATATGGAAGCTGGGAATCGTTGCTTCGATCAGCGCGTTCCCGAAGAGATCAATCGCCGTATCTTCGACCATACGGCGGATATCAATCTGACCTACAGCGACATTGCGCGCGAATATCTGATCAGCGAAGGCCTTCCGGCCGATCGCATTATCAAGACCGGCAGCCCAATGTGCGAGGTGCTTGCGTATTACCGATCTCAGATTGCGGCTTCCGACGTCCTCCATCGGTTGAAGCTTACTCCGCAAGCTTATTTCGCCGTCAGCGCGCACCGAGAAGAAAACATCGAGTCGGAGCAAAGCTTCACGCGCCTCGTCGCAACGCTCAATGCGATCAGCGAGCATTATGAAAAGCCGGTGATCGTCAGTACTCATCCGCGTACGCAAAAGCGAATTACAGCAAGTGGTGCGTATTTTCACACAAACGTTCGACTGTTAAAGCCGCTCGGATTTCATGATTATGTGAAGCTTCAGCAATCGGCGTCTGCCGTGCTTTCGGACTCCGGCACAATTTCGGAAGAGTCTTCGATCCTGAATTTTCCAGCGTTGAATATCCGCGAAGCGCATGAGCGCCCGGAAGCGATGGAGGAAGGCACGGTCATGATGGTCGGGCTCGAGCGCGAGAATGTGCTGCGCGCTTTGGAGATTGTACTTCGGCAACCGCGCGGCGAGGAGCGCTTGCTCAGGCACGTCGCAGATTACGCGATGCCGAACGTCTCAGATAAGGTTGTCCGTATTCTGCACAGCTATAGCGGATATGTGCGGCGCGTCGTTTGGAAACAATATTGA